In Pseudoalteromonas xiamenensis, the following are encoded in one genomic region:
- a CDS encoding tetratricopeptide repeat protein encodes MTNRISLTPENIQATLSLEDKIILLNFFSAQHPECVQQMQVLETLSAQYHDALVLAVLDCDLQAMLASQLAQQIGLQSLPTTVVLKNGSPLDVISGLKTVDELTRVLAEHLPAPEEMYLVEAQKALAAGDTNKAYELAKQALDAAPQNSKAKLIFADLCIQLNKTKEAKLILDSVAIADQDAYFLNLQNKLIQAEERKVDPRIIALKERVEAEPLNLSLRAELADLLIEQGLTEEALDALLTILKKDMSFGEAKKTFLELIASLPNGDKVAVEYRRRLYSLLY; translated from the coding sequence ATGACGAATCGCATTTCTTTAACACCGGAAAATATTCAAGCAACACTTTCGCTTGAAGACAAAATTATTCTTCTAAATTTTTTCAGTGCTCAGCACCCTGAATGTGTGCAGCAAATGCAGGTATTAGAAACACTGTCAGCACAGTATCATGACGCTCTTGTGTTGGCGGTTCTTGATTGTGATTTACAAGCGATGCTTGCGTCACAGTTAGCACAACAAATAGGTTTGCAATCTTTACCAACCACCGTTGTATTGAAAAACGGCTCCCCACTAGACGTGATATCGGGGCTAAAAACAGTTGACGAGTTAACGCGAGTATTAGCAGAACATTTACCCGCTCCAGAAGAAATGTATTTAGTTGAAGCACAGAAAGCGCTTGCCGCCGGCGATACTAATAAAGCCTATGAACTTGCAAAGCAGGCGCTTGATGCTGCGCCTCAAAACAGCAAAGCAAAACTAATTTTTGCTGATTTATGTATCCAACTTAATAAAACTAAAGAAGCTAAGCTGATTTTGGACAGTGTAGCGATAGCAGATCAAGATGCATATTTTCTGAATTTGCAAAACAAGTTGATACAAGCTGAAGAACGTAAAGTCGATCCAAGAATTATTGCTTTGAAAGAGAGAGTGGAAGCTGAGCCACTTAATCTTTCATTGCGAGCTGAGCTTGCAGACTTACTGATTGAACAGGGATTGACTGAAGAAGCGTTGGATGCACTACTCACAATACTTAAAAAGGATATGAGCTTTGGGGAAGCGAAGAAAACGTTTCTTGAGTTAATTGCATCCTTACCGAATGGTGACAAAGTTGCTGTTGAATATCGTCGCCGTTTATATAGCTTGCTCTACTAA
- a CDS encoding glutathionylspermidine synthase family protein, with protein sequence MCLDLVDRIVKDDYWLKKFCIPESSWQWIADSWHNNELSLYGRFDFSYNGNSPAKLLEYNADTPTSLYEASFFQWQWLEQQVDRGVLPRSADQFNSIQERLIRRFANFKKNNTLHLAYCRDSIEDKGTAMYLQDCAFQAGYSTILLPIESIGIDDSGQLTDLDDNQIELLFKLYPWEQLFEDEFSCHLTTTKTTFIEPPWKAILSNKAILPLLWQLHPNHPNLLPAYFSGEEKGGLEEGFVSKPLFGREGSNITWFHPSKGRIHQSGSYGKEGYITQALAPLPQFNNNSTLLGVWMVAHEACGLTIREDNSPITKDTARFVPHIIA encoded by the coding sequence ATGTGTTTAGACCTAGTAGATAGGATTGTAAAAGATGACTACTGGCTGAAAAAGTTTTGTATTCCTGAATCATCGTGGCAGTGGATTGCGGATAGCTGGCACAACAATGAGTTAAGCCTATATGGCCGCTTTGACTTTAGTTATAACGGAAACTCGCCGGCAAAGCTCCTAGAGTACAATGCTGACACACCCACTTCACTCTATGAAGCTTCCTTTTTTCAATGGCAATGGTTAGAACAACAAGTAGATAGAGGCGTATTACCAAGATCAGCCGATCAATTCAACAGTATCCAAGAACGACTCATTAGACGTTTTGCAAATTTTAAGAAAAATAACACACTCCATTTGGCTTATTGCCGTGACTCGATTGAAGACAAAGGTACGGCAATGTACCTTCAGGATTGTGCATTCCAAGCTGGCTATTCAACAATTCTTCTTCCTATTGAAAGTATTGGAATTGATGATAGCGGACAATTAACCGATTTGGACGATAATCAGATTGAGTTACTTTTTAAGCTCTATCCATGGGAACAGTTATTCGAAGACGAATTTTCTTGTCACCTAACCACAACTAAAACAACGTTTATAGAGCCTCCATGGAAAGCTATACTCTCAAACAAAGCTATTCTTCCACTCCTGTGGCAGCTTCATCCAAATCACCCTAACCTCCTCCCTGCGTATTTTTCAGGTGAAGAAAAAGGTGGACTTGAAGAGGGCTTTGTTAGTAAGCCGCTTTTTGGTCGTGAAGGTAGTAATATTACTTGGTTTCATCCAAGCAAAGGCCGAATTCATCAAAGTGGCAGCTACGGTAAAGAAGGATACATTACCCAAGCGTTAGCACCTCTTCCTCAATTTAATAACAATTCAACATTGCTTGGCGTGTGGATGGTTGCACATGAAGCATGCGGGTTAACAATCCGAGAAGACAATTCGCCAATCACAAAAGATACCGCAAGATTCGTCCCTCACATTATTGCTTAA
- a CDS encoding glutathionylspermidine synthase family protein: protein MFRVPCNERQDLKDQAEFYGFDFYRIDNDVYWDETAYYQLSLKQVETHLEDPSNETRTNVFRPSR, encoded by the coding sequence GTGTTTCGCGTTCCATGCAATGAACGACAAGACTTAAAAGACCAAGCTGAATTTTATGGGTTCGACTTTTACCGCATAGATAATGATGTCTACTGGGATGAAACCGCTTACTATCAACTTTCCTTGAAGCAGGTAGAAACACACTTGGAAGACCCAAGTAACGAGACTCGAACAAATGTGTTTAGACCTAGTAGATAG
- a CDS encoding DUF1190 domain-containing protein has translation MRVLITIKRKNVNKLFYNGAYFGKSRPLYRSRDDYFSFRNANNSFVSSVSNRGTVMVKKSTTSEPVAAKRVTTKRGGFGRSASSRSSWGG, from the coding sequence ATGAGGGTCTTGATTACTATAAAAAGAAAAAACGTAAACAAGCTTTTTTATAACGGGGCTTATTTTGGTAAATCTCGTCCTCTTTATCGTTCGAGAGATGATTATTTTAGTTTTAGAAATGCCAACAATAGTTTTGTATCCAGTGTAAGTAATCGCGGTACTGTCATGGTGAAGAAGTCAACAACAAGTGAACCTGTTGCAGCCAAACGCGTCACCACAAAACGAGGGGGATTTGGACGGAGCGCCTCGTCAAGAAGCAGCTGGGGTGGTTAG
- a CDS encoding DUF1190 domain-containing protein codes for MLGAFSQLSGCIDPEEKALIFNNVDDCTSFGVEESACVSQYQEALANHEIESPKYNSAQLCENDFGFNQCENKGSIWQPIMAGFMLAAVAQAVDEGLDYYKKKKRKQAFL; via the coding sequence ATGTTAGGCGCATTTTCCCAACTTAGTGGGTGTATAGATCCAGAGGAAAAGGCCCTTATCTTCAATAACGTTGATGATTGCACATCATTTGGTGTTGAAGAATCCGCCTGTGTATCTCAATACCAAGAAGCGCTAGCTAATCATGAAATCGAAAGCCCTAAATATAATTCAGCACAGTTGTGTGAAAATGATTTTGGCTTTAACCAATGTGAAAATAAGGGATCGATTTGGCAGCCGATCATGGCTGGTTTTATGCTTGCAGCAGTGGCTCAAGCCGTTGATGAGGGTCTTGATTACTATAAAAAGAAAAAACGTAAACAAGCTTTTTTATAA
- a CDS encoding DUF350 domain-containing protein has protein sequence MFIYTKITPHCEWTLMKSNNTAASLGFAGALIGFVLPISSAAVNAVSLVDYIIWAVVAGIIQLIAFFSVRFYMPTLSNKIEQNQISAGAFLGAASLASGILNAACMTY, from the coding sequence TTGTTCATCTACACCAAGATAACTCCACATTGTGAGTGGACGTTGATGAAGTCGAATAACACCGCTGCTTCTTTAGGTTTTGCAGGAGCATTAATTGGCTTCGTCTTACCGATTTCAAGTGCGGCGGTTAATGCGGTTTCTCTTGTGGACTATATTATCTGGGCTGTGGTTGCAGGCATTATTCAACTCATTGCCTTCTTTTCTGTTCGTTTTTATATGCCGACACTCTCAAACAAAATTGAACAAAATCAGATTAGCGCTGGTGCCTTTTTAGGTGCGGCATCACTCGCATCGGGTATTCTAAACGCGGCATGCATGACATATTGA
- a CDS encoding PilZ domain-containing protein, whose product MEERRRFTRVMFSNPAKLMTAGGDYQCKLFDLSLNGALVSLPNGYIPMKDEPASLLFKLGDSDVAISMQVEVRHIEALYLGLHCTQIDLESVTHLKRLIELNLGDDDILYRELEQLATSEE is encoded by the coding sequence ATGGAAGAGCGTAGACGTTTTACACGAGTCATGTTTTCAAATCCTGCCAAGCTTATGACTGCCGGAGGGGATTATCAATGTAAGCTTTTTGACTTGTCTTTAAATGGTGCACTCGTTTCCTTACCCAATGGTTACATTCCTATGAAGGATGAACCAGCAAGTTTGTTGTTCAAACTTGGAGATAGTGACGTCGCCATTTCAATGCAAGTTGAAGTTCGACATATTGAAGCCCTCTATTTAGGTTTACATTGCACGCAAATCGACTTAGAAAGTGTCACGCACCTAAAACGTTTAATTGAATTGAATTTGGGTGATGACGATATTTTGTATCGCGAGTTAGAACAACTCGCAACATCCGAAGAATGA